The following are encoded together in the Actinomycetota bacterium genome:
- the hisF gene encoding imidazole glycerol phosphate synthase subunit HisF, with product MHTKRIIPCLDVDRGRVVKGINFVSLRDAGDPVEMAAVYDREGADELVFLDITASHEERDLVFDMAARVAEKVFIPFTVGGGLRGEADIRHMLATGADKVSLNTAAVKNPELITVSSRRFGAQCVVVAIDARRRSKGSWEVYINGGRTPTGLDAVEWARRAEALGAGEILLTSMDRDGTRDGYDLELTRAVADAVNLPVIASGGAGNLEHLAEVILESGADAVLAASIFHYGEYSIREAKAYLRSKGIPVRMA from the coding sequence ATGCATACCAAGCGCATCATCCCTTGTCTGGACGTGGATCGCGGACGCGTGGTCAAGGGCATAAACTTCGTTTCCCTGCGGGACGCCGGCGACCCGGTGGAGATGGCGGCGGTCTATGACCGCGAGGGTGCGGACGAACTGGTTTTCCTGGACATCACCGCCTCCCACGAGGAGCGAGACCTGGTCTTCGACATGGCCGCCCGCGTGGCGGAAAAGGTGTTCATCCCCTTCACCGTGGGCGGGGGCCTGCGCGGGGAGGCCGATATCCGGCACATGCTGGCCACCGGCGCGGACAAGGTGTCTCTAAATACCGCGGCGGTGAAGAACCCCGAGCTCATAACCGTCTCCTCGCGGCGCTTCGGAGCGCAGTGTGTGGTGGTGGCCATAGATGCGCGGCGCCGGTCGAAGGGCTCTTGGGAGGTGTACATCAACGGGGGGAGGACGCCTACCGGGCTGGACGCGGTGGAGTGGGCGCGCCGCGCCGAGGCCTTGGGGGCGGGGGAGATCCTCCTCACCAGCATGGACCGCGACGGCACCCGGGACGGGTACGACCTCGAGCTGACCCGCGCGGTAGCGGATGCGGTGAACCTTCCGGTGATCGCCTCCGGAGGCGCGGGGAACCTGGAGCACCTGGCGGAGGTGATCCTGGAGAGCGGCGCCGACGCCGTGCTGGCAGCCTCCATCTTCCACTACGGCGAGTACAGCATCCGCGAGGCCAAGGCATATCTGCGCTCGAAGGGGATCCCGGTGAGGATGGCCTGA
- the hisA gene encoding 1-(5-phosphoribosyl)-5-[(5-phosphoribosylamino)methylideneamino]imidazole-4-carboxamide isomerase: protein MFRIYPAVDIKGGRCVRLYRGEMDRETVYGSHPWEAALAWERKGASYLHVVDLDGAREGRPVNLAALREILERVKVPVQVGGGVRGGEDVERMLSLGAARVILGTRALEDPAFASEMMREYGERVIVSVDARGGRLALKGWVEETDMGPVEAVELLASLGAERIIYTDITRDGTLQGYDTRGLDLLLGRGVRVIAAGGIGGLEDLLALKERSPGGVEGAVVGRALYTGDIDLSRALELEED, encoded by the coding sequence TTGTTCCGCATCTATCCCGCCGTGGACATCAAGGGAGGCCGCTGCGTGCGGTTATACCGGGGAGAAATGGACCGGGAGACGGTCTACGGGTCGCATCCCTGGGAAGCCGCCCTGGCCTGGGAGAGAAAGGGGGCGTCCTACCTGCACGTGGTGGACCTCGACGGGGCCAGGGAGGGAAGACCGGTAAACCTGGCGGCGCTGCGCGAGATCCTGGAGAGGGTGAAGGTGCCCGTGCAGGTGGGGGGAGGGGTGCGTGGAGGAGAGGACGTGGAGCGCATGCTCTCCCTCGGCGCAGCCAGGGTTATACTCGGAACCCGTGCCCTGGAGGATCCGGCCTTCGCGTCCGAGATGATGCGAGAGTATGGCGAGCGAGTGATCGTGAGCGTGGACGCGCGCGGAGGAAGGCTGGCCTTGAAGGGTTGGGTAGAGGAGACGGACATGGGGCCCGTGGAGGCGGTGGAGCTCCTGGCGTCGCTGGGGGCGGAGCGCATCATCTACACCGACATAACCCGCGACGGTACCCTGCAGGGATACGACACCCGGGGCCTCGACCTCCTGTTGGGACGCGGCGTGAGGGTGATCGCCGCCGGGGGCATAGGCGGTCTGGAAGACCTGCTCGCCCTGAAAGAGCGGTCGCCCGGCGGCGTGGAGGGCGCGGTGGTGGGCAGGGCCCTTTATACCGGGGACATCGACCTCTCGCGGGCCCTGGAGCTGGAGGAGGATTGA